The Amycolatopsis sp. DG1A-15b genome window below encodes:
- a CDS encoding LysR family transcriptional regulator, with protein sequence MPDFDLNLVRTFVLLYETRSVTATAESLHVTQPTISYSLQKLRRRFSDELFRRTGGGLVPTTTARALYEPLHSALSEIETAVSGAKSFSPSTARAAFTLCLSDLGEISLLPRLMAALPSRAPGVTLTVRPLDVDRAADQLGRGELDAFIASSLISSQRVARIPLFSEGYLGMVARDHPRLSSVVTFDQLAAERHVTVFGPTGHDGPRRALEACGLLDRVVLEVTRFAALPYLVQDGELVAMVPRLVAEVFAAEHRVRLFELPMEVEPAQVSVYTRHTHARSPAQHWLVGFMREVLG encoded by the coding sequence ATGCCGGACTTCGACCTGAACCTGGTACGCACGTTCGTGCTGCTGTACGAGACCCGCAGCGTGACCGCGACGGCCGAGTCCCTGCACGTCACGCAGCCGACGATCAGCTACAGCCTGCAGAAGCTGCGGCGCCGGTTCTCCGACGAGCTGTTCCGCCGCACCGGCGGCGGCCTGGTCCCGACGACGACGGCCCGCGCGCTGTACGAGCCCCTGCACAGCGCGCTGTCCGAGATCGAGACGGCGGTGAGCGGCGCGAAGTCGTTCTCGCCGTCGACGGCCCGGGCGGCGTTCACGCTGTGCCTGTCGGACCTGGGGGAGATCTCGCTGCTGCCACGCCTGATGGCGGCGCTGCCGTCGCGCGCTCCCGGGGTGACGCTGACCGTCCGGCCGCTGGACGTCGACCGCGCGGCCGACCAGCTCGGCCGCGGCGAGCTCGACGCGTTCATCGCGTCGTCGCTGATCAGCTCGCAGCGCGTAGCCCGGATCCCGCTGTTTTCCGAGGGCTACCTGGGCATGGTGGCGCGGGATCACCCGCGCCTTTCTTCGGTGGTCACCTTCGACCAGCTGGCGGCGGAGCGCCACGTGACGGTGTTCGGCCCGACCGGCCACGACGGCCCCCGCCGCGCGCTGGAGGCGTGCGGCCTGCTCGACCGCGTGGTGCTGGAGGTGACCCGGTTCGCGGCGCTGCCGTACCTGGTGCAGGACGGCGAGCTGGTGGCGATGGTCCCGCGGCTGGTGGCGGAGGTGTTCGCGGCCGAGCACCGGGTCCGGCTGTTCGAGCTGCCGATGGAGGTCGAGCCGGCCCAGGTGTCGGTGTACACGCGGCACACGCACGCCCGCAGCCCGGCCCAGCACTGGCTGGTGGGCTTCATGCGCGAGGTGCTGGGTTAG
- the mdlC gene encoding benzoylformate decarboxylase, with protein sequence MPTVRRLAHEFLDRRGLTTIFGNPGSNELPFLAELPENFRYVLGLHEGAVVGMADGYAQATGRPVLVNLHAAAGSGNAMGALTNAVYSRSPLVLTAGQQVRTAIGPEAMLANVDATQLMRPLVAWSGEPSCAEDVPRSLAQAVFEAELHRRPSYLSVPYDDWAVELDETATLDRQVQKGLAPSEAQLDALAASVAAARNPALVLGGDLDATGLFDRAVALAEHLGVATWVAPSPHRLPFPNRHPLFRGVLPAGIAPVSAALTGHDLVLVLGAPVFRYHQHVPGAYLPEGTRLIQVTDDFGAAARAPMGEALVADPAPVIEALLAKVPGREASAGYAANPAPKTGGKALHPEQVFAALRDTQAGDTRYVVESTSTNSAWWRQMDLRREGSYFFPAAGGLGFGLPAAVGVAMGSPDRPVVGVIGDGSANYGITALWTAAHYRVPVTFVILRNGVYGALRWFGGLLGTPDVPGTEIPGLDFTAIAAGYGVEATTAGDEEDLRAQLKTTPDGPRLIQVDTEPTTPE encoded by the coding sequence ATGCCCACCGTCCGCCGGCTCGCCCACGAGTTCCTGGACCGCCGTGGCCTGACCACCATCTTCGGCAACCCCGGTTCCAACGAGCTGCCGTTCCTCGCCGAGCTGCCGGAGAACTTCCGCTACGTCCTCGGCCTGCACGAAGGCGCCGTCGTCGGGATGGCCGACGGCTACGCGCAGGCGACCGGCCGCCCGGTGCTGGTCAACCTGCACGCCGCCGCCGGCTCCGGCAACGCGATGGGTGCGCTCACCAACGCCGTCTACTCGCGCTCTCCCCTGGTGCTCACCGCGGGCCAGCAGGTCCGGACGGCGATCGGGCCGGAGGCGATGCTCGCCAACGTCGACGCGACGCAGCTGATGCGCCCCCTCGTCGCCTGGTCCGGCGAGCCGAGCTGCGCCGAAGACGTCCCGAGGTCGCTCGCGCAGGCGGTGTTCGAGGCCGAACTGCACCGGCGCCCGAGCTACCTCTCGGTGCCCTACGACGACTGGGCCGTGGAGCTGGACGAGACCGCGACGCTCGACAGGCAGGTTCAGAAAGGCCTGGCGCCGAGCGAAGCCCAGCTCGACGCCCTCGCCGCGAGCGTCGCCGCGGCGCGGAACCCGGCGCTGGTCCTGGGCGGCGACCTCGACGCCACCGGGCTGTTCGACCGGGCCGTCGCCCTGGCCGAGCACCTCGGCGTCGCGACCTGGGTGGCGCCGTCACCGCACCGGCTGCCCTTCCCCAACCGGCACCCGCTCTTCCGCGGCGTGCTGCCCGCCGGCATCGCGCCCGTGTCGGCCGCGCTGACCGGCCACGACCTCGTGCTGGTGCTCGGCGCGCCGGTCTTCCGCTACCACCAGCACGTGCCCGGCGCGTACCTGCCGGAGGGCACCCGGCTGATCCAGGTCACCGACGACTTCGGCGCCGCGGCCCGCGCGCCGATGGGCGAGGCGCTGGTCGCCGACCCCGCGCCGGTGATCGAGGCGCTGCTGGCCAAGGTGCCGGGACGAGAAGCGAGCGCGGGCTACGCAGCGAACCCGGCGCCCAAGACCGGCGGGAAAGCCCTGCACCCGGAGCAGGTGTTCGCCGCTCTGCGAGACACCCAGGCGGGCGACACGCGCTACGTCGTGGAGTCGACGTCGACGAACTCGGCCTGGTGGCGGCAGATGGACCTGCGCCGCGAAGGTTCCTACTTCTTCCCGGCCGCCGGCGGGCTCGGCTTCGGCCTGCCCGCCGCGGTCGGCGTGGCGATGGGCAGCCCGGACCGCCCGGTCGTCGGCGTCATCGGCGACGGCTCGGCCAACTACGGCATCACGGCGTTGTGGACCGCCGCGCACTACCGCGTGCCGGTCACCTTCGTGATCCTGCGCAACGGCGTCTACGGCGCCCTGCGCTGGTTCGGCGGGCTGCTCGGGACGCCGGACGTGCCCGGCACAGAGATCCCCGGGCTCGATTTCACGGCCATCGCGGCCGGGTACGGCGTCGAAGCCACCACCGCCGGCGACGAAGAAGACCTGCGCGCCCAGCTCAAGACGACCCCGGACGGCCCACGGCTGATCCAGGTCGACACCGAACCGACCACACCGGAGTGA
- a CDS encoding benzaldehyde dehydrogenase, whose protein sequence is MTLLATEFAGGSGGTHPVVEPATGKTLGHVGIATPDDVAEAAATAAKAQRDWARRKPAERAAVLRRAGELWEKHAAEVQDWIVREAGSTRPKAGIETGMAAGICFEAAALPTHPLGEVLSTGEPRWSLARRVPAGVVSVISPFNFPLILAIRSVAPALALGNAVLLKPDLRTAVSGGVSILRVFEEAGLPEGLLHLLPGDTGVGAAVVDAPEVSVVSFTGSTAAGRKVGEAAARSLKRVHLELGGNNALVVLPGADVAKAASAGAFGSFLHQGQICMTTGRHLVHESQVDEYVEALAEKARRLPVGNPAESDVALGPIIDDRQLAHVTDVVDRSVAAGAQVLAGGKPDAPFYPPTVLFGLDDTSPAWREEIFGPVAPVRAYRDLEEAARLVNDSEYGLSVGILGDVGTAMKLAEEVRSGKVHINEQTVGDEPTAPFGGVGDSGNGSRFGGAKANIEAFTETQWLTVRADIAPYPF, encoded by the coding sequence ATGACCCTGCTCGCAACAGAATTCGCCGGCGGTAGCGGCGGGACCCACCCGGTCGTCGAACCGGCCACCGGGAAAACCCTGGGCCACGTGGGCATCGCGACGCCTGACGACGTCGCGGAAGCCGCCGCCACCGCCGCGAAGGCCCAGCGCGACTGGGCCCGGCGCAAGCCCGCCGAACGCGCCGCCGTGCTGCGCCGCGCCGGCGAGCTGTGGGAAAAGCACGCCGCCGAGGTGCAGGACTGGATCGTCCGCGAAGCCGGTTCGACGCGGCCCAAGGCCGGGATCGAGACCGGGATGGCGGCCGGGATCTGCTTCGAGGCCGCGGCCCTGCCCACCCACCCGCTCGGCGAGGTGCTGAGCACCGGCGAACCGCGCTGGTCGCTGGCCCGGCGGGTGCCGGCCGGCGTGGTTTCGGTGATCTCGCCGTTCAACTTCCCGCTGATCCTCGCCATCCGCTCGGTCGCGCCCGCGCTCGCGCTCGGCAACGCCGTGCTGCTCAAGCCCGACCTGCGGACCGCGGTGTCCGGCGGGGTGAGCATCCTGCGCGTCTTCGAGGAGGCCGGGCTGCCCGAAGGCCTGCTGCACCTGCTGCCCGGGGACACGGGAGTCGGCGCCGCGGTGGTCGACGCGCCGGAGGTGTCGGTGGTGTCGTTCACCGGCTCGACCGCGGCCGGGCGGAAGGTCGGCGAAGCCGCCGCGCGCTCGCTCAAGCGCGTGCACCTGGAGCTCGGCGGCAACAACGCGCTCGTCGTGCTGCCGGGCGCCGACGTCGCCAAGGCGGCCTCCGCCGGCGCGTTCGGCTCGTTCCTCCACCAGGGTCAGATCTGCATGACCACCGGCCGTCACCTCGTCCACGAGTCCCAGGTGGACGAATACGTCGAAGCCCTCGCGGAGAAGGCACGCCGGCTGCCCGTGGGGAACCCGGCCGAGAGCGACGTCGCTCTCGGCCCGATCATCGACGACCGCCAGCTCGCGCACGTCACCGACGTCGTCGACCGCAGCGTCGCGGCCGGCGCGCAGGTCCTGGCGGGCGGGAAGCCCGACGCGCCGTTCTACCCGCCGACTGTCCTCTTCGGACTCGACGACACCAGCCCGGCCTGGCGCGAGGAGATCTTCGGCCCGGTCGCGCCGGTGCGCGCCTACCGCGACCTCGAAGAGGCCGCGCGGCTGGTCAACGACTCCGAGTACGGCCTGTCGGTCGGCATCCTCGGTGACGTCGGCACGGCGATGAAGCTGGCCGAGGAGGTCCGCTCGGGCAAGGTGCACATCAACGAGCAGACCGTCGGCGACGAGCCGACCGCGCCCTTCGGCGGCGTCGGCGACTCCGGCAACGGCTCCCGCTTCGGCGGGGCGAAAGCCAACATCGAGGCCTTCACCGAAACGCAGTGGCTCACCGTCCGCGCGGACATCGCGCCCTACCCGTTCTGA
- a CDS encoding aromatic acid/H+ symport family MFS transporter, with protein MKTSRGAWTAVLCWLTVLLEGYDLVALGATIPTLLKSGYLGFTAAGATAVATVSLIGVAVGAAGLGPLTDRFGRRVLLIGSVLLFSLFTLLTPLAPNVATFGIFRFVAGLGLGACMPVALTVMSENLPARRRASASTFTMTGYHVGAVLTSVLALSAKEDWHLLFYGGGIVGLLAVPLMWWKLPESAAYLAAREQHERAGLKDLLSGRFRRISIAVWTGSFMGLLLVYGLNTWLPQLMRTAGYPISTSITLLLVLNVGAVLGLVLAGTIADRFGIRPIVRIWFGAGAVLLAALSLKIPNAVVLNAVVLLTGVFVFSAQVLIYGYVAHAFPAQARGTALGLTSAVGRLGSILGPFVTGALVTAGIAYPWGFYFFAVVAALGLVAVLLLRGETRAEERLTPVSAR; from the coding sequence ATGAAGACGTCTCGTGGCGCGTGGACGGCGGTCCTCTGCTGGCTGACCGTCCTGCTCGAGGGCTACGACCTGGTCGCGCTCGGCGCCACCATCCCGACCCTGCTCAAAAGCGGCTACCTCGGTTTCACCGCGGCGGGCGCGACCGCGGTCGCCACGGTCTCGCTGATCGGCGTGGCCGTCGGCGCCGCCGGGCTCGGCCCGCTCACCGACCGGTTCGGCCGCCGGGTGCTGCTCATCGGCTCGGTCCTGCTGTTCTCGCTGTTCACCCTGCTGACGCCGCTCGCGCCGAACGTCGCGACGTTCGGCATCTTCCGGTTCGTCGCCGGGCTCGGCCTCGGCGCGTGCATGCCGGTGGCGCTGACCGTGATGTCGGAGAACCTGCCGGCCCGGCGGCGCGCCAGCGCGAGCACGTTCACCATGACGGGCTACCACGTCGGCGCGGTGCTGACCTCGGTCCTCGCGCTGTCCGCCAAGGAGGACTGGCACCTGCTGTTCTACGGGGGCGGGATCGTCGGCCTGCTGGCGGTGCCGCTGATGTGGTGGAAGCTGCCGGAGTCCGCGGCCTACCTCGCGGCCAGGGAACAGCACGAACGCGCCGGGCTCAAGGACCTGCTGAGCGGCCGGTTCCGGCGGATCAGCATCGCCGTGTGGACCGGTTCGTTCATGGGCCTGCTGCTGGTCTACGGGCTCAACACCTGGCTGCCGCAGCTGATGCGCACGGCGGGCTACCCGATCTCGACGTCGATCACGCTGCTGCTGGTGCTCAACGTCGGCGCGGTGCTCGGGCTGGTGCTGGCCGGCACGATCGCCGACCGGTTCGGCATCCGCCCGATCGTGCGGATCTGGTTCGGTGCCGGGGCGGTCCTGCTGGCGGCGCTGAGCCTGAAGATCCCGAACGCGGTCGTGCTCAACGCGGTCGTGCTGCTGACGGGCGTGTTCGTGTTCTCCGCGCAGGTGCTGATCTACGGCTACGTCGCGCACGCGTTCCCGGCGCAGGCCCGTGGTACCGCGCTCGGCCTGACGTCGGCGGTCGGGCGGCTGGGCTCGATCCTCGGCCCGTTCGTCACCGGGGCGCTGGTCACCGCCGGGATCGCCTACCCGTGGGGCTTCTACTTCTTCGCCGTGGTGGCCGCGCTGGGCCTGGTCGCGGTGTTGCTGCTGCGCGGCGAGACGCGGGCCGAGGAGCGGTTGACGCCCGTTTCCGCCCGCTAG
- a CDS encoding DUF6480 family protein: MTAEPPDPDPRRTPDLEAGGGVPPGSTPPDSAQTSGLSHPQPMPSKAMPVLWLVVTGILVLMVAGLVLSLAIGWLRV; the protein is encoded by the coding sequence ATGACCGCCGAACCCCCGGATCCGGACCCCCGCCGGACCCCGGACCTGGAAGCCGGGGGCGGCGTGCCCCCGGGCAGCACGCCACCCGACTCCGCCCAGACGTCGGGGTTGTCGCACCCGCAGCCGATGCCGTCCAAGGCGATGCCGGTGCTGTGGCTGGTCGTCACCGGCATCCTCGTGCTGATGGTCGCCGGGCTGGTCCTCTCGCTGGCCATCGGCTGGCTGCGTGTCTGA
- a CDS encoding DUF3156 family protein, which produces MDGIDPTGVLRRIQEVVVAARAGAADQDRVLDALSGLRLLREELASWEPELIAAARAAGASWVALAPALGVASRQAAERRYLRLQPSHTGEKTGEARVDAERDRRAGDRAVADWARRNSAILRQLAGRVSALDGLGPAGQASADRLGAALGDDDPATLLPPLAAAQPHLTGAHAGLAEQLGEISAHTDRLRRDAAGNRRSRE; this is translated from the coding sequence ATGGACGGGATCGATCCCACCGGCGTGCTGCGCCGGATCCAGGAGGTGGTCGTGGCCGCCCGGGCCGGGGCGGCCGACCAGGACCGGGTGCTGGACGCGCTGTCCGGCCTGCGGCTGCTGCGCGAGGAGCTGGCGAGCTGGGAACCGGAGCTGATCGCCGCGGCCAGGGCGGCCGGCGCCAGCTGGGTGGCGCTCGCACCCGCGCTGGGCGTCGCGAGCCGCCAAGCCGCGGAACGGCGTTACCTGCGGCTGCAGCCGTCGCACACCGGCGAGAAGACCGGCGAAGCGCGGGTCGACGCAGAACGCGACCGGCGTGCGGGCGACCGGGCCGTCGCCGACTGGGCCCGCCGCAACTCCGCGATCCTGCGCCAGCTCGCCGGCCGGGTCAGCGCGCTCGACGGGCTGGGCCCGGCCGGGCAGGCCAGCGCCGACCGCCTCGGCGCGGCCCTCGGCGACGACGACCCGGCGACGCTGCTCCCGCCGCTGGCCGCCGCGCAGCCGCACCTGACCGGCGCGCACGCCGGGCTGGCCGAGCAGCTCGGGGAGATCTCGGCCCACACCGACCGGCTGCGCCGCGACGCGGCCGGCAACCGCCGGTCCCGCGAGTGA
- a CDS encoding Hsp20/alpha crystallin family protein: MLMRTDPFRDFDRLAQQVFGAGTWSKPAAMPMDAYRAGDEFVVCFDLPGVDPGAVELDVERNVLTVKAERRPLPTGDAVRMHVSERRLGVFSRQLFLGDTLDTEHITASYDAGVLTVRIPIVEKAKPRRIEIGGAGDRTQIEA; the protein is encoded by the coding sequence ATGTTGATGCGCACCGACCCGTTCCGCGACTTCGACCGGCTCGCCCAGCAGGTCTTCGGTGCGGGCACCTGGTCGAAGCCGGCCGCGATGCCGATGGACGCCTACCGCGCCGGCGACGAGTTCGTGGTGTGCTTCGACCTCCCCGGTGTCGATCCCGGCGCCGTCGAGCTGGACGTCGAGCGCAACGTCCTCACGGTCAAGGCCGAACGACGGCCCCTGCCGACCGGTGACGCCGTCCGGATGCACGTCTCCGAGCGGCGGCTGGGCGTGTTCTCCCGCCAGCTGTTCCTCGGCGACACCCTGGACACCGAGCACATCACCGCGAGCTACGACGCCGGGGTGCTGACCGTCCGCATCCCGATCGTCGAGAAGGCGAAGCCGCGGCGCATCGAGATCGGCGGCGCCGGCGACCGCACGCAGATCGAAGCCTGA
- a CDS encoding ANTAR domain-containing protein, protein MPGSLGAAVSVHHRGGPQRLSAAHGLAGAFVPAQLTGFGGPVPTAGRTGEPVVTADVYADDRWPSLTLTGLLAHRPALAADWPRVRGVAALPSTGDAERTLVLSVALDRAATEETVNVLRRHERLAAMALVVTEAGRPDRTDQMLDLLQSRAALEEAKGIVIALRRCGPDEAWNTLRRASQECNVKVRELAVALVELLGGAPAPQPDGERTIHPGPAARRAAQQVLHALEDRRR, encoded by the coding sequence GTGCCGGGCAGCCTCGGCGCGGCGGTGTCCGTGCACCACCGTGGCGGTCCCCAGCGGTTGTCCGCCGCCCACGGGCTCGCCGGGGCCTTCGTCCCCGCCCAGCTGACCGGGTTCGGCGGCCCGGTCCCGACCGCGGGCCGCACCGGCGAGCCGGTGGTGACCGCGGACGTCTACGCCGACGACCGCTGGCCGTCCCTGACCCTGACCGGCCTGCTGGCACACCGCCCCGCCCTCGCCGCGGACTGGCCGCGGGTGCGCGGGGTCGCCGCCCTCCCCTCGACGGGGGACGCCGAGAGGACGCTGGTCCTGTCGGTGGCCCTCGACCGCGCCGCCACCGAAGAGACGGTGAACGTGCTGCGGCGTCACGAGCGGCTCGCCGCGATGGCCCTGGTCGTCACCGAAGCGGGCCGGCCGGACCGGACCGACCAGATGCTGGACCTCCTGCAGTCGCGAGCCGCACTGGAGGAAGCCAAGGGCATCGTCATCGCCCTGCGCCGCTGCGGCCCCGACGAAGCGTGGAACACCCTGCGGCGGGCGAGCCAGGAGTGCAACGTCAAGGTGCGCGAACTCGCCGTCGCGCTGGTGGAACTGCTCGGCGGCGCCCCGGCGCCCCAGCCGGACGGCGAGCGCACGATCCACCCCGGGCCGGCCGCCCGCCGCGCCGCCCAGCAGGTGCTGCACGCGCTGGAAGACCGCCGCCGCTGA
- a CDS encoding nitroreductase family deazaflavin-dependent oxidoreductase → MTTAQSYRRMVNAGNKIVVGLQRLGVAFGPMHLLTVPGRRTGVPRTFPIAVIPLDGARYIVQAYPKAAWVANVRAAGEVTLTRGRRSSAARLAELPVPERRPVLRRLVETSPPSVGKRFVTTGLADAPTPDAVAAAAERIAVFRVERS, encoded by the coding sequence ATGACAACAGCGCAGAGCTACCGCCGGATGGTCAACGCCGGCAACAAGATCGTCGTGGGCCTGCAGCGGCTCGGCGTCGCCTTCGGCCCGATGCACCTGCTCACCGTGCCCGGGCGGCGCACCGGCGTCCCCCGCACGTTCCCCATCGCGGTCATCCCCCTCGACGGTGCCCGCTACATCGTCCAGGCCTATCCGAAGGCGGCCTGGGTGGCGAACGTGCGGGCCGCGGGTGAGGTGACGCTCACCCGCGGCCGCCGTTCGTCGGCCGCGCGGCTGGCCGAGCTGCCGGTGCCGGAGCGGCGGCCGGTCCTGCGCCGGCTCGTCGAAACGAGCCCGCCGAGCGTGGGGAAGCGGTTCGTGACGACCGGCCTGGCGGACGCACCGACGCCGGACGCCGTCGCGGCGGCCGCGGAGCGCATCGCGGTCTTCCGCGTCGAACGGTCCTGA
- a CDS encoding amidase family protein — protein MTPFRTAIEVAAGIRRGELSARDLTEQLFARIDASTVNAVIATCRDFALEAASEADRAVARGDDVGPLHGVPMTVKDAFAVKGLPTTWGEPAFADCVADEDAAVVARLRAAGALVVGKSNVHHLLADFGRTENPLHGRTLNPRDHTRTPGGSSGGAAAALADGLTFLEYGSDLAGSIRIPAAYCGVYGLKPTAGTVSLRGFQPPGPPAPLAREFPAAVGPLARSAADLRLALEVTDGPLRPARRSRLEDFHVGVVLDDPACPVTGEVGAKLSDAVDALARAGVRIREGWPADVDPIAQAEAFGFQVELFFASQEGRAPAGTAEQERRRAASTAAWGRYFADVDGFLCPTVFTTALAHDDRHRYEEQVFWIAQASLPGLPAVSAPVGGARPAGLQVVGPAHEDDTAITFAELAADVLGGFVPPGEGSSRVLDR, from the coding sequence ATGACGCCTTTCCGCACCGCGATCGAGGTGGCCGCCGGGATCCGCCGCGGCGAGCTCTCGGCGCGTGACCTGACCGAACAGCTCTTCGCCCGCATCGACGCCTCGACCGTCAACGCCGTGATCGCGACCTGCCGCGACTTCGCGCTGGAGGCCGCTTCGGAGGCGGACCGGGCCGTGGCGCGCGGCGACGACGTCGGCCCGCTGCACGGCGTCCCGATGACGGTCAAGGACGCCTTCGCCGTGAAAGGCCTGCCGACGACCTGGGGCGAGCCGGCGTTCGCGGACTGCGTCGCGGACGAGGACGCGGCGGTCGTCGCCCGGCTGCGGGCCGCGGGCGCGCTCGTCGTGGGCAAGTCGAACGTGCACCACCTGCTGGCGGACTTCGGCCGGACCGAGAACCCGCTCCACGGGCGGACGCTCAACCCGCGCGACCACACCCGGACACCGGGCGGCTCGAGCGGTGGCGCCGCGGCCGCGCTCGCCGATGGCCTGACCTTCCTCGAGTACGGCTCCGACCTGGCCGGGTCGATCCGCATCCCGGCCGCCTACTGCGGCGTCTACGGCCTCAAGCCCACCGCCGGCACGGTGTCCCTGCGCGGGTTCCAGCCGCCGGGACCGCCCGCCCCGCTCGCCCGGGAATTCCCCGCGGCGGTCGGTCCGCTGGCCCGGTCGGCGGCCGACCTGCGGCTCGCCCTGGAAGTCACCGACGGCCCGCTGCGGCCCGCACGGCGGTCCCGGCTCGAGGACTTCCACGTCGGCGTCGTGCTCGACGACCCGGCCTGCCCGGTGACCGGCGAGGTCGGCGCGAAGCTGTCGGACGCCGTCGACGCACTGGCCCGCGCCGGGGTGCGGATCCGCGAAGGCTGGCCGGCGGACGTCGACCCGATCGCTCAGGCCGAGGCGTTCGGCTTCCAGGTGGAGCTGTTCTTCGCGAGCCAAGAAGGACGTGCACCGGCCGGGACCGCCGAGCAGGAGCGGCGGCGGGCGGCCTCGACCGCCGCGTGGGGCCGGTACTTCGCCGACGTTGACGGGTTTCTCTGCCCGACGGTGTTCACCACGGCGTTGGCCCACGACGACCGGCACCGCTACGAAGAGCAGGTGTTCTGGATCGCGCAGGCGTCACTGCCCGGGCTGCCGGCGGTCAGCGCGCCGGTGGGCGGGGCGCGGCCGGCCGGGCTGCAGGTCGTCGGGCCCGCGCACGAAGACGACACCGCGATCACTTTCGCGGAACTCGCCGCGGACGTCCTCGGCGGGTTCGTCCCGCCTGGGGAAGGATCGAGCCGTGTTCTCGATCGGTGA
- a CDS encoding MerR family transcriptional regulator, with product MFSIGDFARHGRVSVRMLRHYDALGLLRPARVDPATGYRSYTAGQLARLNRIVALKDLGFTLEQVATLLAEEVTVEQVRGMLALRRAELEAALAEGAARLAQVEARLRTIEAEGRPPAHDVVVKELPGMRVVELTGVAAGFAPEAIGPVVHPLCAELGRRLPLADVTPAGRLTCYYEQRAEDEVIVHAAVPASVGGGDLNGLVVADLPPTRAATLVHRGAIDGVLPGWQAVVRWIDDHGYRSAGPQREAYLDCPEDPAGWVTELQEPIS from the coding sequence GTGTTCTCGATCGGTGATTTCGCCCGCCACGGCCGGGTTTCGGTCCGGATGCTGCGCCACTACGACGCGCTCGGCCTGCTGCGCCCGGCGCGCGTCGACCCCGCGACCGGCTACCGCAGCTACACCGCGGGCCAGCTCGCGCGGCTCAACCGGATCGTCGCGCTGAAGGACCTCGGGTTCACCCTGGAGCAGGTGGCCACGCTGCTGGCGGAGGAGGTCACGGTCGAGCAGGTGCGCGGCATGCTGGCGCTGCGGCGCGCGGAGCTGGAAGCCGCACTGGCCGAGGGCGCGGCCCGGCTGGCCCAGGTCGAAGCGCGGCTGCGGACCATCGAGGCGGAAGGCCGGCCGCCGGCCCACGACGTCGTCGTCAAGGAGCTGCCCGGCATGCGGGTGGTGGAGCTGACGGGCGTCGCGGCGGGGTTCGCGCCGGAGGCCATCGGGCCGGTCGTCCACCCGCTGTGCGCGGAGCTCGGCCGCCGCCTCCCCCTGGCGGACGTCACCCCGGCCGGCCGGCTGACCTGCTACTACGAGCAGCGCGCGGAGGACGAGGTCATCGTGCACGCCGCGGTCCCGGCGTCGGTCGGCGGCGGCGACCTCAACGGCTTGGTGGTGGCGGACCTGCCGCCCACCCGCGCGGCGACGCTCGTCCACCGCGGCGCGATCGACGGCGTCCTGCCCGGCTGGCAGGCGGTGGTGCGCTGGATCGACGACCACGGCTACCGGTCGGCCGGGCCGCAGCGGGAGGCGTACCTGGACTGCCCGGAGGATCCGGCGGGCTGGGTGACCGAGCTGCAGGAGCCGATCAGCTAG
- a CDS encoding metalloregulator ArsR/SmtB family transcription factor: MHASLPEFDMPTEEQVHLAAESFRLLADPTRIKVLWALLQGESSVACLAELAGAAPTAVSQHLAKLRLAGLVKGRREGTFVYYSAADNHVRGLLAQALHHAEHVDRELPSGDHAHHPRPS, encoded by the coding sequence ATGCACGCGTCGCTGCCGGAGTTCGACATGCCCACCGAAGAGCAGGTCCACCTGGCCGCGGAGTCCTTCCGGCTGCTCGCCGACCCGACCCGCATCAAGGTGCTCTGGGCGCTGCTGCAGGGCGAATCATCGGTGGCCTGCCTGGCCGAACTGGCCGGCGCCGCCCCGACGGCGGTCAGCCAGCACCTGGCCAAACTGCGTCTGGCGGGCCTGGTGAAGGGCCGCCGCGAAGGAACGTTCGTGTACTACTCGGCGGCCGACAACCACGTGCGCGGCCTGCTCGCCCAGGCCCTGCACCACGCGGAGCACGTGGACCGCGAACTCCCCTCGGGCGACCACGCCCACCACCCACGGCCTAGCTGA